The segment ACTCTTGTCTTTGACTCCACTCAAAAGACTCTCCTTTGCTCTCCTTTTCTCCATTTTGCTTTCACATTCCTTTCTGCTCTTATAGCCCCATCTTCATAGCCTTTCCTCATGATTTTCTTGTGCTCTCAGTTGTCCATTAGCACTTTTGCCAGGGATTGGAGGACTTCTCTCTTCTCATAAAGGTACATTTGGGTTTCCCACAGCATGTCCACCAGGACTGCGTCACTCACTTCATCCAACATCACCTCTTGAGACAGCTGGGGGCTCAATCTGTacaaaagacaataaataaatagttttaaagTACATTAGAGATAATAGACCAACAATGAATACTATAAATGCCcatttgacaaacacaaacagaaacaaacttgATTAACATGCATCTCAGCCTGTAACGATGTGGGTCACTCAAGCTGAGCTTCACCCGAGCTTCAAGCCAGATGGTGTTGGGTGGTAAAGTTATACTGTCTATGATGTtatagagctgcagtgatgtctAGTTTAGGCCAGGAACATAGCAGATCATCATTTACTCTTTGCCAGCTGGAGTtaaaacagagagcagagacagcagtaaataaaaaactgaagtgCTGCAGATTCATGGTCAGCTGACCTGTGGTAGATGGTGTCGATCATTTCACACCAGGCTCTTGCTCTGTCAACTGCACAGCCATCAGAATCTGTACACTGtcaagtcagagagagaggaaatattAGAATAAGAGACACTTTTTGAAATGTTATTGATACTGGTTGTCATGTCCAAAATATCAGGAATATTAAAAGGCTTCACAAAAAGTGGAAAACACAACTCTGACAGGATGAATTCATATGAAAAAACATATAGTTTCAGCTGTGGATGATGAGCATCCAGCACTCATTGATTTACACAAGGAACAAGGTAAATTTAAAAGCAGGTGCTCAAACTATACTCACACAGTCCACCAGCATCTTGCCCAGCTCTTTGGCTCCTACAAAGCTCTTGGCCAGCTCCAGAGGGTTAGAAGGCCGGAAAACATCCACAGAGCTCACAACCACCTGAGGAGGTTTACCTGGAGACACACAGGAGCACAGATACTGTACagctggaggagcaggaggagtttCTAAATTTAGTTACTCACTGTGAGTTGTGttaatgtttattgtttagttCAGTGGTCAAAGCAAGGTACAAACATAGTAGGAGTTAGTGATGTAAATCACTCTGATTAGGCGTCAGATTTCTAATATCTCTTTGTAAGGACATGTTTCTTCCTTTCCCCCCCAACAGcaattgaaaacatcctttaatctatgcaataataataataatcaatagttttcttattgtcaaaaaatctcatgtgcagagccgaaccaacaatgaactgatcctacttacaagtattgtttgtttatccaaagcctgatatatcttattcctctgagcTCCCCTGttgtcattaaaaacacatcatattgACCTTTCATCTTGACGTGTCATCATCTCTTGACTTTGCACTGAAAtttacaaagtcaagaggttgtgacatctagcacaacaagctggtgaagcACTGTGAACAGAGTCACCTTAGCACAATGCATTAGCATGCATCACGCTCAGTAGGACCTGCATTACAAGGAACgtctctcctgagactgaaaatgttactactgttattaatctttggagccgtttctaaacaaactactgtaacTATTGCCTTCGGGgggaaggaacatgtcactcacaGCGGTGTGcctcattgacatgtttttaatattttttggacaacaacagaggtctatggcacagaggaatatgatatattaggctttggatacacagacaatacttgtaagtaggatagGTTCGTTGTtgtttgactctgcacattagatttgtttacaataataaaaatatagaaaaccacCAGCCTTATACTTTAATAGACTCATGTTGAATAGTGAAGATAGGGTAAAACATAAACTAATCTAAGTGACCATTGGTTTTGCATGTAGAAAAGTTAGTGTGAATTACATTATTTGCCATTGCAGGCACAACTGTGTGGCTTACCAGTTCCAAGGGAGACCACTATACCCAGCTTCTTGACCTCCGTCCCATGGCCCTGAGAGAGATGAGTTAAAAAGAGAGATGAtagattatttgattttttttaaaaggaggaCTAGATAAGTAAGGTGTTAGGTTACCTACCTCTGCTTTTAAGGCTTTGTTGTACTGATGGATTTCTGACATGGCGTCTAGTGTCGGGTTGTTGGCCAATAGCCCTCCGTCCAGAAAGCGGCCCATCGGTCGGAAGTAGGTGGGGGCAGCACCACTGGAGCGGGCAGCTCGCCACACAAGTTGTTCTGatgtaaagattttaaaaagtcatgaaACAATCGATCTAATCGACTAGTTTTTCATTCTGGGTGCAAGCTTAAGTACAAAGTGAAATGTGCCAAAATGTCACTGTGTATCAATAACCGAGTTTTAAACAGTGAAGAAGTAAACACATTCATCCATGTTGAAAAGGGTGTGggactgaaacatgttttttgctgCTTTGCTATTTAAAGTATTCAAAAGCATGTATTCTGGATAATATTTATACGTGAACAGATGGGAGTTTGTGAGGTAATTTTGTGACTGACCAAGTTAAGTTCTTTGTGAACCTGTTCCTTtgtttttcactcacaaacacaccttCAGCTGTCACCTTCCTACGCTTTCTGGCTGGCTCCACTGTGTATCCTACTATCAACACATCCTCATCCTCCCATCCTGTAACAACAACATGGTTGCCactcaaacaacacaacacaaatggACTTCTCAGGCTTCgttttctaaataaatatataatccTGAATGAACTGAGTATAATTTACCACCATGTGTAGAGTTAGAAAATACTTTACTATGTCACCATCTGGTGGCAACATGACGGAAACTGTGGCAGACAGCAACACACACCACCAACCAccattcataaaacatttgagcACTAGTGCAGTAGGTCTAGTACCTTGTGGGACAGTGAGAGGCTGGAACGTGGCCGTGGTGGCATACGGGGGCTCTCTGTGGACGGAGGGAGGGTCATAATTCCTGAAGATGTGCAGTTCTCCTGGATGTCTGTCAGCCAGAACACTGGTCACCATCACCCTGTACAAGAACAAATGTATGAGTGAGAAGATAATAGAGTAGATGTGTGTTTAACATAAAAGGGTTAATTTTAGTCAGATATCTCAGcttttgttgataataaaaatgtttgacaaGACATTCTGATCTAAACCTGAAAAACCAGCATTTTGACACCAAAATTTGCTCATTTACAGATTCTGGATCCTCTACTACTAGTTTTtaaccatgctagcagcattGTTCAAGGGATGGTGAGGTCTGTcactcattctttctttctctccactttggtccaaaatgaaatatctcaataactactGAACAGATTGGCATGACATTTTGAACAGATCTCCATTGTCCCCAGAGGACGCATCctactgactctggtgatcgcctgacttttcctccagcgccactatgaggttgacatttttagcttttagtgaaatgtctagTGTCCCTACTGcctttttacacttttctgCCTATTGCCTAGTGGACACATTTAACTCTAAAATTCCTTcagacttgttttaagacataaaaatgtgtctgatgtggttagaaattcttaaaatgacatctactctttctacctcactgaaaaatccagactctatgaatatgcaaatattttttatttcaagacgtctcctacttcactgaaaagtccattctcactGTACGTGCACTGAAGGTTTCAAATCTcctcatcacacttgtgtaagtttcATACTGGACCAAAATTagcaaactagttgtgatgtcacaaattatgctCATACGTACACAACTTTTCAATTAACACAGAAACTTTCCAGCTTCAGCagttgaatgtgaaaacagacttctggtgtcaaactctgcacatacatcattctgttaagtgaagctcaaacattcaagtgaagtaacaacgacaaaaacatatttcttctaGGATGAAAGGACTTCAATAAGTTTGACATGAACAGTTACCTGGGGTATTGGACGTCTGTCATCTTGGTGTTCTCTCCGAATTCTTTCTTCAGGAAATCCTCCAGTGGTGCTGATTCATAGGGTCGTGACCCTTTGAACACCTGCTCTTTCATCCTGAAGTACAGGCAGCGAAGGTACTCCATGGACTTTCCTACACATTGAAGAGACGCCATTCTTGTTTTGATGCTAGGGTATGAAAACTCTtggaagcagaaagaaaaacacactcaccGTGGATTATAGCGAGGGCCAGAATCCCACCAGTGCTCGTGCCAGCCACCCAGTCGAAGAGCTCTCTGGTGGGCCGACCGGCCTCTCTCTCCAGAGCGATCAGCATCTGGATCAGCACCAGGCCTTTTATACCTCCACCATCCAGACACAGCAGCCTTTCCATCCTGCAGACGAGAGGAGATATCACTTTTTTTACACCAGAACTTTTTGTCTCATCtaagacagaaacacatacaaataacatgttttcatgttaagtaataataatatatttttaaaaaaaacaactttgttattattattcattatccTTTTGCTACCACATAGCCAGATGCGCAGAAttcatggaaaaaatatgtgacaAACTTTACTTTAAAGCAACATTATACAACTATTTACCTTAAAATAACAGCTTCATAATCATTTTGATGGTACACTGACTTGTAATAGAGAGAAAGGCGCCTCTTTCATTCCCACTCCGCTCCCTGAACACCTGTTCTTGCACTATGTAACTTGGGTTGAGCGGGTACGATCCCCCACAagaaatagtagttacctggatgtaactccagttctatgagtactGGCAGGTGGGTGTTCAGCTAATAAGCGACAGCTGGTGTGCCTGATGAGCCCTTTGGTGAATTATAATCACGTGTTATCTCACCAATATGTAACTATATCGTTATCAATAGAATTAAGTTACATACTAGCGGCCACCAGACACCAGGTGTGTGAAGATGATGTGGATCGCAACATAAGTCAGTCAGTATAACGCTAGCTGTTAGTAGCTACATTTTAGCACACAGGTGCTGTGGGTTCAGACAATCATAGAAATAAGATCAGCCAGAGGCACAGCGAGGGATGTCACAACAGTAACCCCGTGTCTAGACCGCAAGTGTAGCagtgagtgctccgtctgtgtgtctacactggagacgttctgtgtagacacacagacggagcactcactgctgctgctgctctgctaaacgtgctgctcATGCTACACTTGCAGTCTAGATACAGCAAGTGTCGAAGTCTGTTCCCCTTCAAATAGTGTTCCCTCATGTTACAGTAGTGCGGTATCCTCACTGCTCAGATATCAACAGAATTAAATGCACCAGCGTCTTTTAACTACCACTTGTGGCAGCAgaggctgctgttgctgctgctcagcagaagttacatagtcttgctttaacCATGAAAAACAGACGGGGAACTGTGGAATTACAAACATACTCACTTCCTTTTCCCCGTTTTGAGCCCGTCCACTTCGGATGTGCCTCTGCTCATTGCAGTGACTGCAGCCCCCACGAACATGATGTCCTCAAACCCTGTGAGCCAATCATAACAGCTATTGGTGTGGGACCAACACATGGCAACAGTATTGATCAAATTCATGTACAAAGGATGGAAAAGGAAAGGGGTCACTGGGTTTTCTACAAGCCACGGGGGAGTTATACCAAGAATGTCAAGTAGATATGCGTGCATGTTGCTTTCATGTAAGGATACTTGCTTTatcttatttaatttacaaGAGCTTCTCACTCTCATACTGTCAAATTCAGATCTTGTTGGGTCACTTGTTTAATCAAGTCATAATTCAAATCTAGCACTGAAAAAATAACCTCTTTCTGTTAAATACTTTCCACacattccttctttttgttatttggtATTTTAAGGATTAAGGATTATTCGAAAGTTGcacacaacatttttttcactaaTCAGCaaactaaaaaatgtaaaaagttataaaaaaatgtaaaagagcTCAAACAGAGACATATTCTGTAGATGAGAGAAACATTCAAACAGAGTGCAGTGAAGGGGAGGCAGAGGATGGGACGTTGGTTGTTACCTATGCCTGGAGGTGGGGCCTTGTTGGAGATGGGGGGAGGACTggcaggggagggggggaggcaCCGCTGGACCCCTACACTACACAGCATGTCCAGCAGTATCTTTCTATTCGGACCTTTCGTTTTAacgaaaaaaacacacacacacatgcacgcaaaTGGAGTTAGACATGCACAAACACCacaaaaagcagagaagaagagatagaGGGTGATAgataagagacagagagagaaagcaagaatgTAAGCAGGAAGTTAGCAATTATCATGCATttacaaaaatcaataaatgacaacaaactcCATTTACCATCATTTCTGCTTCAGAGCATCGAGTATGTGGTTTCATACACAATTGTCTCcatgtgaaaacaacaaatatgcTCATATAATCATCTTGTTTCAATAGGCAGACAGATCCAGTAGAAACAATGCACAGACCTTTATTAGAAatcactgaaatgtcaaattattttgCCTTTTGCATGGCAATGTAAATGTTGCTATGGTAGACATTAAATGTTGCCGAGGAGGTcgaaatttttttttttggactaaaAAGTCAACATATCAAGAACAGCTCAACAGTTTTCTGACTTTCCACATCCACAACTTTAGGCCTTTACTTTTTGCTTTATATCCTTATATTCTATCCTCATAATACACTGAATTTATTAGAAAACACTCAGTGCACTaaaatgtaatccaatacagcACTCATGTAATAAATAGTACATTTGGGATGCTGTTCTTACATGAGCAGAAATCAGAAATATGTACTGAAGGCCTGATACAAATATCTTAATCGTAGCACTGATGTAAGAgcaaatgttttcagcttttgtaactgaaatgttttgtaagtgctgccctctgctgttGAACAGGTAGAACATGTGCAGATGGAGAAGGAGACTGGAGCTACATCAACTGAGAAGTTTTCCACAAAATCCCCTTACAGATCAGAGAGTGAGCTCTGAAATCACTGAGTAGCTGGAAATGATCAAATCAAAGCTTTATA is part of the Thunnus albacares chromosome 3, fThuAlb1.1, whole genome shotgun sequence genome and harbors:
- the LOC122976378 gene encoding 85/88 kDa calcium-independent phospholipase A2-like, producing NAAELKIFCSLRRNCKSCTLRTSTSDAVFFSFWCAEEILKADPGQLQAEDSVYGGTPLHWAKTAEMCRLLLEHGCMVNYLSKTGESALHILTKKGRFEAAMVLLTHGANANLKGQDGNTALHLAMKMDHMELIKALIVFGADVEIHNDLGETPGLIAARTSKGPNRKILLDMLCSVGVQRCLPPSPASPPPISNKAPPPGIGFEDIMFVGAAVTAMSRGTSEVDGLKTGKRKMERLLCLDGGGIKGLVLIQMLIALEREAGRPTRELFDWVAGTSTGGILALAIIHGKSMEYLRCLYFRMKEQVFKGSRPYESAPLEDFLKKEFGENTKMTDVQYPRVMVTSVLADRHPGELHIFRNYDPPSVHREPPYATTATFQPLTVPQGWEDEDVLIVGYTVEPARKRRKVTAEEQLVWRAARSSGAAPTYFRPMGRFLDGGLLANNPTLDAMSEIHQYNKALKAEGHGTEVKKLGIVVSLGTGKPPQVVVSSVDVFRPSNPLELAKSFVGAKELGKMLVDCCTDSDGCAVDRARAWCEMIDTIYHRLSPQLSQEVMLDEVSDAVLVDMLWETQMYLYEKREVLQSLAKVLMDN